The following DNA comes from Mycobacterium sp. MS1601.
TGATGGTGTACACCTCGCGGTTGACGGTGGTGGTGCGGTAGATGTCGGGACCGTTGAGTTCGATGATCTCGCGCACCCGCGCGGGGGTGGCGGCAAAGTCGCCGCCGCCGGGGTAGCCCAGCACCAGCGCGTCGGTGCCCGTCGTCGCGGCGTCGTCGGCGAAGTCCAGAGGCGCAGCGGGCAGATTCGGCACGTACAGCATCGAGATGTCGGCGTTCGGGTCGTAGGACACCACCACGGCGTCATACGTCTGGCCGGCGGATTCGACGGTGACAGTGTCAGAGCCGGCCACCACGTGCGCGTTGGACATGACGTGCTGGGGTCCGACCACGAAACCGGTGCCCTCGAGCACCTTCTGGCAGCCCGGCGCCACACCGCGGATCTTCACCACGCTGGGCTGCACGGCCGCCACCACCGCGTCGGTGGCCAGCGTCGCGTTCGGCGGAGCCACCTCGACGATGGGGGTGCGTCCGAAAGGCTGCAGGACATCGGGCAGACCCGAGGTGTCCAGCAGCGCCGAGAGGCGCTTGGGCACGGCGCGCAACCACTCCGGCGCCACTGCGTCCACCTGGGCCAGCACTTTGGAACCCTTGACCGCGTTGACCAGGTTGGTCTGATCCGACGATGTCAATGGGGTGGCCAGCAGCCACGCCGCCACCATCACCACAATCACCTGCAGGCCCACTCCGATGAGTGAATCCACAAGTCGCACACCGGGATTACGCACCGCACCTCGCACCGCACGACCCAGCACCACTCCGGCGACCTCACCGACCACCACCAGCGCCAGGATGAGGAACAGCGCGGCGAACAACTTGGTACGGGCACCGTCGATGTGGTTCACCAGGTGCGGAGCAAGCAGCACTCCGGCGACGGCGCCGAGGATGACGCCGATGAACGACATCACCGAGCCCAACGCTCCGGAACGCCAACCGGAGACAGCGGCGATGAATGCGAGGGCGACGACGGCGATGTCCAGCCACTGGGATGGGTTCACTGTGTTTCTCCGCCGACGAGTGCGAGTGCGTCCTCGAGTTCGAGCACCTTGGTGTTGTCCCACGGGGTCGCCCAACCGGCGACATCGAGGAGCGCGGAGATCACCTGTCCGGTGAATCCCCAGACGAGCATCTGGTTCAGCAGGAACGCGGGCCCGGCGAAGCTGCGGGTGTTGGCGTCGCGGTACACCATCAGCCGGTTGTCCGGGTTGGTGAACGCACGCACCGGAACTCGGGCGACGATCGCGGTTTCGGCTTCGTCGACCACGGCGACGGGTCCGGGATCGGGTGAGTACGCCAAAACAGGCACCACATAGAAGCCCGTCGGCGGAATGAACATCCGCTCGAGCGTGGCCAGCGGGTGCAACCGCGTGACGTCGATCCCGGTCTCCTCCCACGCCTCCCGCAGGGCGGTGCCAACCGGTCCATCATCACCCGGATCGCTGACTCCGCCGGGAAAGGCGGCCTGCCCGGCGTGGTGGCGCAGTGTGGAGGCCCGCACGGTCACCAGCAGGTCGGCATCGTCGGGCAGGCCGGGCACCACGGAGTCCTGCGGCATCGACTCCGGGCCGGAGAACAGCACCAGCACCGCGGCATCGCGTTTGGGCTGGTTGGCCGCGGCCTCGGCCAGGGACGCCAGCAGCTCGGCCGGCACCTTCCGCCGGTAGGCGCTGCGGACCTGGTGCACGTTGTCGACAAGGGGCCGTAACCAGTCGGGGCCGATGTCGGGCGCCAAGGGGACCGCACTGCTCACCGGCGGTACCCCTCTCATCGAAGTTGGTCGCCCACCGCCTCGGCGATCTCGTCGGCGCTGACAAACGGCCGGGGTAGGACTTCGGCCACGCTACCGTCCGAGCGCAGCAGGACGGTCGCAGGCATGACGTTGGGAACCTTCAGTGCGGCGGCGATGCGCCGGTCGCCGTCCTGCAGGGTGGGCAACCGCACACCCCAGTCGGCGAGCCGCATCAGGGCGGCCTCCTCATTGGGATCCTGGTGCACGGTGACCACCAGGACCTCCTGGCCCACCCGCTGCTGGTACTCGACGAGCGCGGGCAGTTCGTCGGCGCAGGGGCCGCACCAGTAGGCCCAGAGATTCAGCAGCACCGGTCGCCCGGCCAGCGCCTGCGCCACGTCGACAGGACTGCCGTCGGCCGCACACGACGCCTCGACGCCGCGCAGCGCCGCAACGGCAGGCCCCTCCCCGGTCGGGCACGGTGGCAGGGCGGCGTCACGTCGCGCCTGCGCAAGTTCAGCTGGGTCCGGCGTCAGCTCCACCGCCGCGGGAAGACCGGAAGGGCCGGCGGCTTCCGGTGGATCACCGAGCTCAGCCAGAAACGCGCCGACCAGGACCGCGACCAGGATCAGAGTCGCGATGGTCCACAGCGCGGCCTTGCTCACAACCCGGCCAGGGCCAGCAGATGCTCGGTCTCCGGGCCTTTGACCAGCGGTGCGGCCAACTGGGGGTCGGTGGGCCCGGCGCCGAACGACGGGCAGTCCTTGGCCAGGACACAGACACCGCACGCGGGTTTGCGGGCGTGGCAGACGCGGCGGCCATGAAAGATCACACGATGACTCAGCAGAG
Coding sequences within:
- the marP gene encoding acid resistance serine protease MarP → MNPSQWLDIAVVALAFIAAVSGWRSGALGSVMSFIGVILGAVAGVLLAPHLVNHIDGARTKLFAALFLILALVVVGEVAGVVLGRAVRGAVRNPGVRLVDSLIGVGLQVIVVMVAAWLLATPLTSSDQTNLVNAVKGSKVLAQVDAVAPEWLRAVPKRLSALLDTSGLPDVLQPFGRTPIVEVAPPNATLATDAVVAAVQPSVVKIRGVAPGCQKVLEGTGFVVGPQHVMSNAHVVAGSDTVTVESAGQTYDAVVVSYDPNADISMLYVPNLPAAPLDFADDAATTGTDALVLGYPGGGDFAATPARVREIIELNGPDIYRTTTVNREVYTIRGTVRQGNSGGPLIDANGRVLGVVFGAAVDDTDTGFVLTANEVERQMLKVNATERAATGSCVT
- a CDS encoding NUDIX hydrolase — protein: MRGVPPVSSAVPLAPDIGPDWLRPLVDNVHQVRSAYRRKVPAELLASLAEAAANQPKRDAAVLVLFSGPESMPQDSVVPGLPDDADLLVTVRASTLRHHAGQAAFPGGVSDPGDDGPVGTALREAWEETGIDVTRLHPLATLERMFIPPTGFYVVPVLAYSPDPGPVAVVDEAETAIVARVPVRAFTNPDNRLMVYRDANTRSFAGPAFLLNQMLVWGFTGQVISALLDVAGWATPWDNTKVLELEDALALVGGETQ
- a CDS encoding TlpA family protein disulfide reductase, coding for MSKAALWTIATLILVAVLVGAFLAELGDPPEAAGPSGLPAAVELTPDPAELAQARRDAALPPCPTGEGPAVAALRGVEASCAADGSPVDVAQALAGRPVLLNLWAYWCGPCADELPALVEYQQRVGQEVLVVTVHQDPNEEAALMRLADWGVRLPTLQDGDRRIAAALKVPNVMPATVLLRSDGSVAEVLPRPFVSADEIAEAVGDQLR